Proteins encoded in a region of the Diabrotica virgifera virgifera chromosome 4, PGI_DIABVI_V3a genome:
- the LOC126883103 gene encoding uncharacterized protein LOC126883103 isoform X1, with translation MAYMLVQLDETGGNTLAVVHQNWLTPLKKEVFWPPYKTSKQYKKSLLEGEVVNENSWMLYGIQRVFLTTDELSKAFEKEREAELTSDLASASECEAINESPLRPKRNRRPRKLDSDSEDESQFVRPQKIQLKKLSGAVEIRDISGVAGHKPLEATENKSRTLVQDQLWNLNPSTSTPTSDVQDDQIGFRTVLSTLAYIKEQNRTILNKLNELSQPRHAEKCVDIHTKLSVKLPLDSTRDLITFEEYLEVERNFDDVIGYFSMLGGKDVKQKTNKILKELLTDELASCYSYFGKRDKQPLVKTKLKDLLFKSIQIKNNNITCQEIETHVKEWLKQAPQRKKRKKSI, from the exons ATGGCATACATGCTTGTACAGCTGGACGAAACTGGCGGGAACACTTTGGCCGTCGTTCACCAAAATTGGCTTACGCCTTTAAAAAAGGAAGTTTTCTGGCCGCCATACAAAACATCTAAGCAATATAAAAAGTCGTTGCTGGAAGGCGAGGTAGTTAACGAAAACTCTTGGATGCTGTATGGCATACAAAGAGTTTTTTTAACAACAG ACGAGTTATCCAAGGCATTTGAAAAGGAAAGAGAAGCCGAGCTAACTAGCGACTTGGCTTCTGCTTCAGAGTGTGAAGCAATAAATGAGTCACCACTACGGCCTAAACGAAATAGAAGACCCAGAAAATTAGACAGTGACAGTGAGGATGAGTCTCAGTTTGTCAGGCCCCAGAAAATTCAATTAAAGAAACTATCAG GAGCTGTTGAAATCAGAGATATTAGTGGAGTGGCAGGACACAAACCTTTAG AAGCTACGGAAAACAAGTCCAGGACGTTGGTTCAAGACCAATTGTGGAATCTAAATCCATCGACTTCAACACCTACGTCAGATGTTCAGGATGACCAGATTG GTTTTAGGACTGTTCTATCAACATTAGCATACATAAAGGAACAAAACAGAACAATtttaaacaaattgaatgaatTATCTCAGCCAAGGCATGCAGAAAAGTGTGTTGATATACACACGAAATTATCTGTAAAGTTACCACTAGATAGCACACGTGATTTAATAACATTTGAGGAATATTTAGAAGTGGAAAGGAATTTTGATGATGTT ATTGGTTATTTCTCTATGCTTGGTGGGAAAGatgtgaaacaaaaaacaaataagatTCTAAAAGAATTATTAACGGACGAATTAGCATCCTGCTACAGTTATTTCGGAAAGCGTGATAAACAACCATTagtcaaaacaaaattaaaggATTTATTATTCA aATCAATTCAGATAAAGAACAATAATATCACATGTCAGGAAATTGAAACACATGTGAAAGAGTGGCTTAAGCAAGCACCACAAcgcaagaaaagaaaaaaatccaTTTAA
- the LOC126883103 gene encoding uncharacterized protein LOC126883103 isoform X2 — translation MAYMLVQLDETGGNTLAVVHQNWLTPLKKEVFWPPYKTSKQYKKSLLEGEVVNENSWMLYGIQRVFLTTDELSKAFEKEREAELTSDLASASECEAINESPLRPKRNRRPRKLDSDSEDESQFVRPQKIQLKKLSGAVEIRDISGVAGHKPLEATENKSRTLVQDQLWNLNPSTSTPTSDVQDDQIGFRTVLSTLAYIKEQNRTILNKLNELSQPRHAEKCVDIHTKLSVKLPLDSTRDLITFEEYLEVERNFDDIGYFSMLGGKDVKQKTNKILKELLTDELASCYSYFGKRDKQPLVKTKLKDLLFKSIQIKNNNITCQEIETHVKEWLKQAPQRKKRKKSI, via the exons ATGGCATACATGCTTGTACAGCTGGACGAAACTGGCGGGAACACTTTGGCCGTCGTTCACCAAAATTGGCTTACGCCTTTAAAAAAGGAAGTTTTCTGGCCGCCATACAAAACATCTAAGCAATATAAAAAGTCGTTGCTGGAAGGCGAGGTAGTTAACGAAAACTCTTGGATGCTGTATGGCATACAAAGAGTTTTTTTAACAACAG ACGAGTTATCCAAGGCATTTGAAAAGGAAAGAGAAGCCGAGCTAACTAGCGACTTGGCTTCTGCTTCAGAGTGTGAAGCAATAAATGAGTCACCACTACGGCCTAAACGAAATAGAAGACCCAGAAAATTAGACAGTGACAGTGAGGATGAGTCTCAGTTTGTCAGGCCCCAGAAAATTCAATTAAAGAAACTATCAG GAGCTGTTGAAATCAGAGATATTAGTGGAGTGGCAGGACACAAACCTTTAG AAGCTACGGAAAACAAGTCCAGGACGTTGGTTCAAGACCAATTGTGGAATCTAAATCCATCGACTTCAACACCTACGTCAGATGTTCAGGATGACCAGATTG GTTTTAGGACTGTTCTATCAACATTAGCATACATAAAGGAACAAAACAGAACAATtttaaacaaattgaatgaatTATCTCAGCCAAGGCATGCAGAAAAGTGTGTTGATATACACACGAAATTATCTGTAAAGTTACCACTAGATAGCACACGTGATTTAATAACATTTGAGGAATATTTAGAAGTGGAAAGGAATTTTGATGAT ATTGGTTATTTCTCTATGCTTGGTGGGAAAGatgtgaaacaaaaaacaaataagatTCTAAAAGAATTATTAACGGACGAATTAGCATCCTGCTACAGTTATTTCGGAAAGCGTGATAAACAACCATTagtcaaaacaaaattaaaggATTTATTATTCA aATCAATTCAGATAAAGAACAATAATATCACATGTCAGGAAATTGAAACACATGTGAAAGAGTGGCTTAAGCAAGCACCACAAcgcaagaaaagaaaaaaatccaTTTAA